The Arabidopsis thaliana chromosome 5, partial sequence genomic interval CTGGAGTTTGTGGCAATTGAGTATGATGGGCTTGAACATGTCAGGAGAAATGTTAGCATAACTGAAGTTCAGGGAGGTGAGATTAGCGCACACCGGAAAGATAGCTGGAAGATACTCCGGCATCAACTCTCTAAACCCTGACAAGCAAACTACAGATTTACAAGCACGAAATGCAGCAGCATAATCTGGTTCTTGCTCACTCTGAGGTTCCTCATCATGGCTAAATGAACCAGTCCCAAGACTAGTAAGCTGTGGAGCTCCAAGTAGCAGACGATGTAGCTCCACAAGAGACACAAACCTGTTTAGCCTAAGTTTCTTCAAGAACGGTGACCTAGCAACAAGACCCTCAAGCGCCTTAAAATTGATAGGAGCTTCCACACAGTCAAAAGCTAAAGACTCCAAACAAGTTACATCCTCAGGGAAACAAGAGATCCAATCCACTTCATCATCCGTGACCTCAGACTCAATCAAATCAAGCACTTTCAGCtttctgaaaacaaattaatatccAATAAGTTCATAACTATCAAAACATTACTCAAAGATAGCATTTTCATATCCAATAAGTTGTAACATTTACCTGCACTTGTTGGCAACAATAGAGATACCACTAGTACCAAAACCTTCACAACAAACCAAGATAAGCTCTTTAAACCCAGGAAAAGAGTCAGCAAGAAGAGCTAAATCATCATCAGTAACAAACATCCTCTTCAAATCAACTTTCTCAAGACAAGGATAAGCTTGAGCCATAGTAGAAACCCAAGGAGCAAAATTAGCACCCCAATCAGGAGGCATGAGATTGAAATCAGCAAACCTAGGTTTCCCTTTCAGCACAAGAGACCTAACACGCTTGAATCTCTGAGTCAACCTCGCCGGAGAAAGAGCGTAACAGTTACCAATAAAAACCTCAGATCGAGTCAAAGCTTCAACACGCCACCAAGATTTGCAAACTAGAGAAGCAGCGTTACGGTCACATCTTGAATCTAGGAACTGAAGAACGTTCTCAAGTACGTTTTCGAGAACATGGTCAGGGAAAGTTTGAGAATTTGAGATACAGTTACGAGATTTGTTtggtgaagaggaagatgagcAAGGATCAGCTATGGCGGTAGAGGGTAGATCCAACGGTGGAGATTGTTGGTCATCGTCATCTTCAGACATTTCTGAGCGATCTTGTGTCATAAAGAGAGAGGCTTTGGATTCAGattagagaagaggaagaggaagaagaggaagaagaagaagaagctttgggGTGTGAGAGAGTGGGAGCTTTCTCTCTCCACTTCGTCTCCATTATTTGgggattattttttatttttaattttctgttttgtcttcttatatttatgtacaaaaataattaatattcatgttttttttttcttactagAAAGTAAAAtgtaactctttttttctgctttcttGTCTCCATCAATGTTTTTACACTTTACAGTTTCGtcctctttattttcttcagaTCTCTATTTTAGCAATgttttaattagaaaacaataaaatcaacattatCCATTTCTATAGTGTAGGACACTTGCCTACCCTTTTTTCGAGATAAGTTGAGAATTTAACCATATTGGTTagggtaattttttttgtcttaaaccAAATCACTAAGCATAGATAATATGAACAAATTGGTTGGGATCATTTCAAGTAACCTCCTACGAATTATATGTATAGACCCGCATAAATGATTTCGAACTAGTGCACTTTTTTGGATTCTAACATTTTTGATCCGTAGATTATTATTAAGTAACTCACAATAGTTTATAACTTCTTATACCTTAACCTAAGGTGGTAAGTGGTAACCGATTTAGCTAATGACgtctttaaattttatcagtcaaaaatgtatttatatatgtgcCACAAACAAGCACATATTATTCtaccaatcaaacaaaacaaatacagtATAACACAACTAAATACAAAACCCATTCATCATTGAGGCTCtgttttttgtgtgcaaataCTCATCGTTGTGGCTAACCATctgttttagacttttagttaTCGTTAACTTCCTATCAACTAGTTATATGCAACCAAAGAAGTGTTTAAATGGACGACAGAGAATGAAGCACATGAACCCCTACTTATCTTCAAAAGTATATCATAAGAGTTTCAACGTCAAATCTAGCATTACAAATTTTTGtaggaaattttttttgttatagaatTAGAATCGAAAAGCCTCCAAAACTCacaaaattttctcttttaatcaTTTGTATTAAAACAGAGCATACATACTCTAGTTCTAAATTTGGCAAAACGAGTATCATCTTTAATGCAAAACATCTAAACATAGAAGAAACATCACattaatatttctaaaatGTTACTTAACACTTTGGGTTATAATATCTAGTTGCGTTTTATAGTCTCCTCACCGAATATGCACATAAAACCTAGCTAGATAAGGTGTGTCCTCCTAAGGGACACAAAACTAGCAAAACAGCATTCCATAAAGTTTGGAAGGATTTTTTTTCAGACAGAAGGGAAATATTTGTTGAGGTTGAACGGAAGAGCATAGAACTCTTCTGTTCTCGGGTCGTTCTTGAAAGTCCAGAATCTGTCCCACCAGTGTTTACCTCGGTCTTTCCTGATCGAACCATCTTTCTTGTGAAGCGTCGTGTCCAACAAGTAAGCCACACATCCTCCCACAAAGGCCTTGGACGAGAAGGGCACATTGACCATGTCGTTGAACCATCTTGCCCCGGTATGAACTGGACCATAGCCTTTGATGGCTGTGTGCTCGTTGAAATATTGTGGAATTGATAGGCCTAGGAAGATTGAGAAGCCCAGTATGAATAATGTCCTGAAGCTATTCAGGTTGCAGAATTGCAGCAAACTCAGTCCTCCAGCACCTATACAACAGTTTTTGTATTAAAGATGCTCATAGCTAAAACAAGTCTCTAGCTCTATATGTTGGTAAGCAAACCAATCTGAACCAAATTGCTTCAATCTAAACCAAgctaaaaaagaaacaatactTACCTACATACGCAAAGAAGAGACAGTACAAGGCAGCTATGATAGGAGAAGGTATGGATGCAAATACTGCCCCGAACTTCCCTGcattagttttatttaagACGATTACTTAACGTAGTCCACTTCAATTCTTAATGAATTTTTGTGAGAGAGACAAGCTTACCAAGAATTGAGAAGAATATCATAAAGCCTGCAGATATTTGAACAACTCTCCTGCTACCAATTTTTGTTAGTGCCAGCAGACCCGCATTCTCGCTGCATTCATGTGAAAACAAACTCACCACACCATTCAAAATCAGCTCATGTCCTAGATTTGGGAAAAGGATAGGAGGTCTTACACAGAAACTGAAGACCCTATACCAGTTCCGAACAACCCTGAGATTAAAATTGCAACTCCCTAAACCAGAAGAGAACATAGTTGAGGCACAACGTTAGATAAATGGCCACTTGCTTGCCCCGAGAAAACCTCGAGATGGTATTTGTAAAATGAAGCTTATGAAGTGAGTATTTACCTGCCAACCAACCCCGCGGCTGATAACAGAAGGTGGCGGCATTGTGGCACTAGCATATCTTGAGACGGCAATAAAAGCACCTGTGGACtgttttttgttgacaaaCAAGTCAACATAATGAGTAAGCAAGATGAGATTAAACCAAAGAGCAAGAAAATTCGAAAGAATGAAGAGAGAGTCTCATTGACTTTAAAAGTTAATGAGTATGCAACCTATGAAATTCATCTATTAAGGACAGCCTTTCTATATAAATGGATATGAAAATCTATGCATATCATAAATAATTGTCTAATGTCATTTAAAAAAGGTGAAGATGAGTGAAACAAACCTCAACAAGAGCAACAAAAGAAGCCATCATCATGGCAAATGCTTCACCAGCATCAAACAATGGTGCTCCCCATTGGAAAGGCCACGGAACTCTTATCCTGCACAATTAATAAGCGTAAAATGCTAAGCCACACTTGTATTCACTGACAGGTCATTaaagaaaatacttttttgCTAACATAACTCAGCGAGACATTCAATGTTCAAGCCTTGTTCTGAAATTCTTACCATGGAGCAGCACTTATAAGCCCAGCGCGATCAGTCCGACAGCTTCTTTGAGTATCTGTCCCAACACCATTATAGGCACCACCAAGTGTAAGAAAGAAAGCATAAAGCCATACTATCGCCACAGAAAATATGACAGCAAAGCGAGCAAACACATGTTTTCCTCCTTTTATAACATGGGGCATGTACTACAAAACCAGCAAAAAGTATGACCCAGATGATTAGAAACATCAACATACTGGAAGAACACATCCGGATCAATAACTTATGCAATGAGAACAGATGAGCCGGCTGCAAATTGCTACCAGTTATGAATCTTTACCTACAATTACCTGTGATATTAGTATGAGAATAATAAGCCCAGGCAGTCCAATCTCAATACACTTAGCAACCTGGccaaaataacaaagaatcaaGATTCCACTAGGTTgatataatttagtttatcTGTTCCCATTTACAGAACAAAGAGACTTACACCGGGAAAACCTAACTCGTACAGGCCATAACCAACTAATCCAACCAAAGGAGCAGCAGATAGTGGACTTAAGAACCTGGACGAACAGAAGTTCAATATCATATTCTTTAACCTGACACAGTGGAACAAGATTTGAGTCTAATGTAGCTCAAAGACTGACCTTACAACATTACGCCAAAGGCCACTGAAGCCAAGGATAATTTGAAGAGTTGAAGCAACAATAAGAGCACCTTGGGTTGCCCGAATTATCCTCTTAAATCGCTGATAAGGTATCAAAAAGGTAATTTAGAGTAAAACTTCATATTCAAGCATAACTTTATTGATAGTGATAGTACACTAAATAGATAATAACACAATTCAATTAGGGGATAAGTGTGAGCTACGAACCTCAACTGGATCTGCAACGTCATTGAATCTCCCAGAAAGCATGATTGAGATAGTAACCGGGACAAATGTATAAGATGCTCCAATAACAGCAGGTAATCTAGTTCCAAACACAGTTTGGAGCAGTGTGTTCAATCCAGCTACAAACAATATTGTCTGGATCAGCTTTGCCTTCTCTTCCTGCCAAAATCATAAACTTTAAGTACAATGAAAGACTGAAAAGAATAATGTGAACAACTATCTTTCTAGAAAAGAGACTTAACTTACATTTCTACCTCCCATTTGTGGAACAAGAGCCGATGGAATCAGAACTGTTGTTCCAAGCATCACAAGGTAGTGTTGAAACCCAAGCAGAACAGCCTCAGCTGTAAGACAAGAATAAACTCAGTCTCACATTTACTAATTAAGAAGCTTAAAACCTCATATTCAAACaagaattattcaaaaacCAACTACCAAATTAGAAACATACAGtaacactaaaaataaaagttagaTTGAACATATAGCAAAACCAAGGGGTGGATTAAGTTTAATTTCCTTTGTTAGCAAAGAATGATCCTCAAAACACCTAGTAGGAGATTCTCAAGGTAAAAACGAATATTTCTTAAAGAGAAAAGTAAGAATCCAATCCTCACGTTgcaacaaaaagcaaaaagtaAATGAtaccaaaatcagaaaaagtaaaaatggaagaagctaATCAATCACAAGGCTTCAAAACCAGGGATATGCCTAGAACAAAAGCTAGAAGTCAAACGTTAagggaaaaggaaaagaagagagaaactaaCGCCATGGAGGAGGACTTGTAATGCAGTAAGAGATATCTGGAAGCTGTTCTTTCGGCGGATGTGGTAGTGGATCACCACCCGATTTCGGAGCTGACATTCTTCAACctctgcaacaaaaaaataaaaatcaaaactttaaaccaaaaacttcaCATAACGAGAAAGTGACTGAAACCCAAATcacagaagaagcaaaactcACGAAATTTGAGCTCAAGAAgcagaaaacaagaaaaagaccTCGTTTTGAGCTAACCCACAGTtgcaaaaacaataaaaaccaaaactctaCACCAAAAACTTCACTAACCCGAAAAGTGACTGAAACCCAAATCacagaagaatcaaaagctACGAAATTTGAGCTCAATaagtagaaaacataaaaacagaggTAAAGACCTCGTTTTGAGCTAAACCCACAGTTGTAactttacaccaaaaaaacttcaataaaCCGCAAAGTTACTGAAACCCAAATCACGAAAGCAGCAAAAGTCACGAACTTTAAGCTCAAAAAGCTCgtaaatgaagaaagaaggcgaaacagaacaaaaacccaacaaaaagACCTCGTTTTTAAAGCTAAAATCAAGAGcagagttttaaaaatgattctGTTTAAGTAAGAAGAGCAGAGAGGAGAGATTATACACAGATTAGAAGAAATAGAAACCTTGTGAagaagcagcagcagaagAAAATTGGAGAGTaaactagaagaagaagcagtgAAGAGAAGAGGCTTGATGAGGAAGGAGCAGAGGGGACAGTTGTCTACGTTTCGCTATATCAGCGTTACTTTGTGCACCGATTGACGTCACCACGAAAACAACCTCTTACCTGTCATTACTCTTAATTCATTTGTCATTAGTAGTTCCCCAACgcttttttcttattactaAATTTTTGACAATGAAGACAAtacttatttatttgtttggtaaTGAATGAATGATATAGATATAGTTTCATTGTGGTGTCGCCAACTgctattattatttataatcagTGTTCTTAAACACACTATACAATTTGGCACTAAACACTAGACTTCTAAGAAACATTATTAGCACAAGCTTCTAGTCTCAATAATACGTTATTGTTAACTTGTGTTATTGTTAATGAGGCGTTAGACCCATAGTTatacaaagagagaagataacCTAAGGTTACAAAAAGACCATAATGGGGCAAAGAAATGTTGACTAAGCTAAGATTAGACCATAATGGGGCAAAGAAATGTGGACTAAGCTAAGATTAGTAGCTATTGACTAGATCTACTCTATTAAACCAAAAGACAATACTGAAGTAGCAATAATATCTTCAACAAAGTTGTTTCTCGACTATGCATTCCAACCTAATGGTCCTTCTATGGGAAGTGAGGTTTATCATAGCTGAACATTGgactatatatatcaaataggATGTTCCTGTCGAGTGTAGTTGGTTAACCcataaagacaaaaagaacAGTTGTACCATTGACTAGctatatcaaatatatgatTAGAGATGATGATATACGTGaccataaatatttaataagcAACTCTCACAAATAGAGCAAAACAAGAAATGTTGAAGAATATGGAAACCAAATCATACTCTTTACGTAAATTTTAGCAACCATTAGATCCCTAACAAGCCTtcccattttttttccttctggattataaaaagaaaaagaaaagaagcaagGACACGAATCTTGAGTTTTGAATGATCTTAGATTGGTCTTTGGGAATTAAGGACCACGTTTCCTTCGGAAGCATAGGCAACCCTGTTGCTGGTCGTTAGGAATCATCCCTCCTCCCTTGGTTGTGTCAATACTCTCCAACATTGGTACAACCTCATCCATCTCCGGTCTCTTGTCCGGATTTGCATCCCAACATCGCTTCATCACAGCTGCAAGTGCGCTCGGGCAACACCTCGGTATATCGGGTCTCAGGTTCTGCATTGATCATATGTAGCAGCATATTGCATATAGATTTTTTACTTCAGTGAAATGATGAAATGGTTACACTACTCTAGATCACATTTTTTACTTCAGTGATTCCTCAAGatttacaacaaaatataattgtgaAACAACCAATATGCACATTTCAATTAAATTAACTTTTCTTTGCTTAATCTATTCAACCATACCTGGCGGACGACGGCTGAAGTGACCTCAGAGAAAGTAAGGTCAGGGTATGGCATGTCACAGCAATATATCTCCCATAAGCAGATCCCGAAACTGTATACATCGCATTTTCGATTATACGGGTTTCCATTGAGAACCTGCAGCCAAAgtttatttgttataaaaagTTGGTTTGTTACCAATCTTGATGATGCATTATCACTATAGTACCTCAGGCGCCATGTAGCCAAGTGTGCCAGTCTCTCCTGTCATGTCATTAGGGTTAGATGCTTCAACTCTCGCAACTCCAAAATCTGCGATTTTAACAGTCCGGGTTTTGTCTAACAACATATTCTCTGTCTTTACATCTCGGTGAACAATCTTCTGCGAATGAAGGTAACTCAACCTAAAAGCAACATAACAATAACCATTAGAGCAGATAAACGACTTGAGAAGGCAGCGAAAGAAGGGAGAATATAATGTACCCTCTAGCGAGATCAAGAGCGAGCTGAACAACAATTTTAAAtgttagttttcttcttctgttcttgATCAGGTAAGATTTTAAAGCACCACCTGGAAGAtattcaacaacaacacaacatATATTGTTTGGCATAGCTAATGGACCACTCTCTGTTTGCAACTGTAACCCTGATGCACCCATTGTTGCTCCTATAAACTGCAAAATATACATTCATTGATGACCCAAATCTTATTTATATCCTCAATATATAACAATGGTAAAAAGTAAACAGAAGTGAAATATGAACCTTGGTGACATTAGGATGATCCAATTTATGCCAAACAGCAACCTCCTGAGCAAAATCAGCTCTCAAAGACACAATCTCAGCTTCTGATCTATGACCTTCTTCACCCCAATCAAGCAACTTCACTGCTCAATTTCACCACAATGATTAGCTCATTTCTTcactttaaatttaataacaGTAAAAAAGCTCTTTAGTTACTGCATTCAAGGGATCTATTattcactctttttttctttaaaatttatttcatgaaaaagagagattgagacaaCAACAGCTGGAATCACATGAAAGATCcacaaagcaaaagaatcaTAATTATCCAAGTAGAGACCTTTCAAGTAGCTGAAGAAACACTTATGATAGCAAAACCCGTGTCGGCTTCACGGAGATCACAAGATTTGCTTCTACcctctaaagaaaaaaactcttcaaatccaaaacaattcAGCAACTTTAATcttaaaaatccaaactttttttcaatCTAACAAGTTTCATGGTCAAAAAACACGAACACAGAACTAAACTATTCAAGTACAAAGCCTGTTTCGGATCCGACATTTCAAGTACAAATGTAGTAATCCATTCTTAAATTCGAGACTTTAAACTAAACTTGAAGACTTTAGCATTATTTCACAGTTACaaactaataatataaaatgaaaGGGAAAGGTTTCGATGAGAGAAGGAAGCTAGAACGACGGGAAAGTGACTAACCGGCAACATCTTGACCGTCGTAGATACCACGATGAACGGTACCAAAAGTGCCACGAGCAAGAACAGTCTTGATGATAAGTTTAGAAGGATCGATCTCCCACTCAAGTCTCTGTTTCCTCTTGCCAACAAATCCGCCGCCGTTTAGAGTGAcaggggaagaagaagcagagccACCGATGGCGACGGCGGTtgtgtcttcttcatctttcttcttgttcttctctaaAGTCAAAGCTCTGCTTAAGTGTCTCTCTAGTTGCTCGTCTAAGCTTTTTAGATCAATCTGATCTGCTCGAACAAACCCATCCTTTCCTTCTTTCATTGTCAAGCAAAAGATCctatgaatctttttttggtcttctataagttgttgttgattttgtttcaacaagtttcttctctctctctctcagataATCAAACGCAGAGGAAAAtgggaaaagaaaatcataaaaagggaagatgagaagagaagagaagaccGCATGTGAGTGAGCACATGGTCTTGCCTCGACGCTAATGTATCTGtatttacatttctttttttcctttcataaaataaatacttttttgttttgtatttccaaaaacaataatcatcACTTATTATCAAAATAAGTGTTGGTACCAACCATTTTATTGACGAGAATAGTGAGTGCAAAAGTTTGGCCCATTACTCTGGATGTTCGGCCCATCAAAGATTTGAGCTCCCTCGTAAAcctaaatacaaaaatattagtatgtGAATTTCGACATCTACATTTTTGACGTCGTATGTGGAGTTTATCATACTTCTGATTTTGGTCTTTCCAACTTGGTTTCACATACTATGGATAAACTACTAATATAAATTGATGTTACGAAGTTAAAAGATATTAGGAAGAACTAAGCCGATCTTTCTCATCTTGATTTGATATTGACATGAAGATATCGGTTGTGGCATGTCTAAACAATTGGACATGCTTGTTACAACTCAGTGTGTGTTTGAAGTACGCTTTGATGCTATGAACTCGACCAACTCCCGAGTTATACTATGTAAAATATTGTTCTATTGTCAGCATATAGAGTATAATGATAAGTGGATCCAATCATGTCTCttgacttttttattttttataaattgaaCCAAATCTATTTTCACATACGCTTACACGTATGGGATACATATGATAATCAATTGATTTGAAGATTGAGGAATGGAACTTAGAGTGGTGGTTAAGTGTATTGGTTGCTTTAAATTGCACGAAGCGTGGATGATTTTGTTGGCGTATCCACGTACCAAATGGCTCCATGCATTGTCTGTTGTCCCTACCAAAACCTTCACTATTCTTCTTGAGAtcaatattaaatatatatattctctcaAATAAAGCATATACACAATGgtgctcttcttcttttctctttttttttttattttaaatgtattgTATAATCGCATGTTCGTTACAtattaaccaaatcaaattaaaaggtcaaatataaaacaaaagctaGAATTTCTATGCCGAAAATATGGGAAATGAATACCTTTTGAAATTTGGGAGTGGCCATTAGAAGCtcctcaattttattttattttcgcCTTTAAGGTgtacaaatttctttttaatttaaaatttaaaaataattaacatgaTCAGCTCTTCCTCAACTATAACTCTAATTCCGTGTacttaaatagttaaattataCTATAAACCCACTTAGTTGCTTTATCTAAGAATTAAAGAATGTGAACTCATCTCCCATGCGTGTTTTCCTTTACTCAGAAGGaaattaaatttcaatattCTCTGAAACCCATTACAAAACACGGTCATGCTAGAAGACTTGAAGTCGTGATATGTAGCATTTTTAATGCGTTTTGTGAATATATGTAAACTATATAGATGTTATATAAGTACTCTCGGTCCAACATTTTGGAGCACATTATACTATGATCTTGATATTCAGCCAGTTTATTATGTCATATTTTTCGAGAACATTTGTTGAATTGAAGAACATAAAAGATAGCAAATCAACATCTCATATATGtgtctttatcaaaaaaaaacatctcatatatgtgtattttttttaaccacGCAAAATGAGAAGAGTGTTATTTTATGTGTATAAAAATGGTGGACCTAGGATATGATGATTGCTTTAGAGACAcacagaaagagagaaacggTGGAGGGTTTGTTTTGGGCCCCTGACACCATTAAAGCCAGTAAGGATTAAGTGTATCCACTTTTAATTAATCCTAATTTATATACTATACGGATTAGTAATATTATCCTAATGGTTTTTGTATAACTTAAATATTTGGCGTGGTAATATTAAATGTTACTCTGCTTGTATGATTGTGAGCAACCAGATCTCTCTTATCTGTACATCAAAGATTTGGTTCAGGTTACTAAATCATGGGTCTTCTACATCTATCACTATTGAATATAGTTTCAGATGTCTTTGATTGTCAATGAAAAATATCTTGGGTATAATTATTACTAGTCAGTGCCATTTTCTGACAAGAGAGAACGTGTCTGTTTCTTCTGGGGGATTAATTAGGTTTAGATAATTTTGGTATCAAGTTTTATGATTGATAATATACGATTAAGTCATTGGCTAACTAgctaaaaaaactttttttggcTAACTTGGTAATTTTTGGTGATGCAGGTTGTTCATTTGGGTTTCTGTATAGAAATTATCTCCTTTTTTGTCCTTCGAAACTTATCTTACAGTATCTAATattgaatttatattttcataatataaattattgtgGATTGGTCATAAATTATGATCTCAATAATAATGTTCTTATGTTatcattatttgtttgtatttttataagtCAGTGAGTATGACTTGTACCGTTCCTACTTCTATAGTGAAAACGGAAGTCTT includes:
- a CDS encoding Protein kinase superfamily protein → MKEGKDGFVRADQIDLKSLDEQLERHLSRALTLEKNKKKDEEDTTAVAIGGSASSSPVTLNGGGFVGKRKQRLEWEIDPSKLIIKTVLARGTFGTVHRGIYDGQDVAVKLLDWGEEGHRSEAEIVSLRADFAQEVAVWHKLDHPNVTKFIGATMGASGLQLQTESGPLAMPNNICCVVVEYLPGGALKSYLIKNRRRKLTFKIVVQLALDLARGLSYLHSQKIVHRDVKTENMLLDKTRTVKIADFGVARVEASNPNDMTGETGTLGYMAPEVLNGNPYNRKCDVYSFGICLWEIYCCDMPYPDLTFSEVTSAVVRQVWLNRLSKEKLI